The Haloplanus natans DSM 17983 DNA segment TAGCGCTCACCGGCAACCTGATGGCGATCACCTTCGGCGCCGTCGGGACGCCGCTCATCATCGGCATGATCGACATCTTCGGGGACGTGGAGGTCATCAACTCCGCCGTCGCCGCACAGGGCATGACTGTCCAGGGATGGGTGGCCGAAATCGCGGTGTGGGCGGCCTCCTTCCACGTCGTCGTCGGCGCCGCCCTGCCGTTCATCGGCGTGGCGATGATGACTCGCTTCTTCGGCGAGGAGCGCTCGATCAAGCCCGCACTCGAAGTCCTGCCGCTCTGCCTGTTCGCGTGGGCCTCCTTCGCCGTTCCCTACTGGGCAACGGCGTACGTCCTCGGGCCGGAGTTCCCCGGCCTGATCGGCGCGATGGTCGGCCTGTTCGTCACGGTCGGCGCGCTCAAAGCCGGCTTCTTTCACCCCGACGAGGAGTGGGACTTCGCCGAGCAGTCCGCGTGGCCCGACCACTGGGTCGGCGACATCCAGCCCGGCGAGTCCTCCTCGCGCGAGGCACACGTCGCCGCCGACGGCGGCACCGTCCAGACCATGTCGCTCCCGCGGGCGTGGGCGCCCTACGCCCTCGTGGCGCTGCTGCTGGTCGTCACGCGCGTCGTCGGCCCGGTGACGACGTTCCTGCAGTCGAATCTCGTCTTGCAGTGGCAGGGAATCCTCGGCACGTCGCTGTCGGCCTCGTTCGCCACGCTGTACCTGCCCGGTGCGGTGTTCGTCGCCGTCCACCTGCTGACCATCCCGATCCACGGGATGTCCACCGACGAGGTCACGGGCGCGTGGAGCGAGACGATAGAGAAGGTGACACCCGCCGTCATCGCCCTGCTCTTCGCGGTGGCGACGGTCCAGATCATGCTCCAGTCGGGAACGGCGACTGGGACCGACGGCATGCTGATCGTCCTCTCCGATACGATGGCGGGGGTCGCCGGCGGCGTCTACCCCTTCTTCGCGTCGCTCGTCGGCGCGCTCGGGGCCTTCCTCGCGGGATCGAACACCGTCTCCGACATCCTGTTCGGCACCTTCCAGTACGGCGTGGCCGATCAGATCGGCTTCCCGCGGACGATCATCCTCGGCGCGCAGGCCGTGGGCGGGGCCATCGGTAACCTGATCGCCGTCCACAACGTCGTGGCGGCGCTGGCCGTCGTCGGCCTCGTCGGCGAGGAGGGACGCGTCATCCGCTACGAACTCATCCCGCTCGCGTACTACGCGACGGCGACGGGACTCCTGACGCTGCTGTTCGGCTACGTGCTGTTCCCCGGCGTGTTCTGATACGTGTTCCCGGCGGGTCGCCGGGACCGACGGACAGCAACCCGTACGAGCGCGTCGGTCGATACCCCCCATTTTATGCGGCTATGCACCAAGTGGCCGCCAATGGCAACGACAGGCGACGCCGACATCGATCCCGCGTCGGCGGGCGATTACGACTATCGAAGCGACGGCGTCGACCGACCGGGAATGGTCGACGACCTGAACGGGCTGATCGCCGGCGACGTTCGATTCGACGACTACTCCCGACAGCTCTACGCCACCGACGCCAGCGCCTACGAGATGACGCCCATCGGCGTCGTCTTCCCCACCTCGACGGCCGACGTGGCCGCAGTGGTCGAGTACTGCGCCGAGCGGGGGATTCCCGTCCTCCCGCGGGGCGGCGGCACCAGCCTCGCCGGCCAGACCGTCAACGAAGCGGTCGTCCTCGACTTCTCGCGGACGATGACGGACGTACTGGAGATGGACCCCGACGCCCGGCGCGCCCGCGCCCAACCCGGCGTGAAACTCGGCGACCTCAACGCCGAACTCGCCCCCCACGGGCTGAAGTTCGCACCCGACCCCGCGTGGGGCGACAAGAGCGTCCTCGGCGGCGCCATCGGCAACAACTCCACCGGCGCCCACTCGCTGAAATACGGGAAGACCGACGCCTACGTCGAGGAAGTCGAGGCCGTCCTCGCGGACGGCACAGTGACGACGTTCGGCGAGGTGACACTCGACGAACTGCGCGCGGGCGCCGACCCCGACGGGTCGCTCGAAGAACGGTTCTACGCCGAAACCCTCCGCATCGTCGACGAGGAGGCCGACGAGGTGCGCGAGAAGTATCCGGACCTGAAACGCAACGTCTCCGGCTACAACCTCGACGTGCTGATCGACGAGGCCGAGTCGGGGTCGGTCAACCTCGCCCGCCTGCTCGCGGGCAGCGAGGGGACACTCGCCATCATCACGGCGGCGACCGTCTCGCTCGAACCCCTCCCGGAGACGAAAGCAATCGGCCTGTTGACCTACGACGACCTACTCGACGCGATGGAGGACGTGGCGCCGATTCTGGAGCACGACCCCGCCGCGGTGGAGGTGATGGACGACGTGTTGCTCGATCTGGCACGGGAGACGGCCGAGTTCCAAGACGTGGTCGGGATGCTCCCCGAGGGGACGGATTCGGTCCTGCTCGTGGAGTTCTACGCCGACAGCGACGACGAGGGTCGACGCAAAGTGGCGGATCTGATCGCCGACCGGGTGCCCGGCGGCGAGTCCGACGCGGACCCGTCGGCCGGCGCCGCGGACCTGACGGCAGACTCCCGGCGCGCCCGGGCGGCGATGGAGGCCCACGACGCCGAGACGCGGGAGAAGTTCTGGAAGATGCGCAAATCCGGTCTCCCGATCCTGCTTTCCCGCACCAGCGACGCCAAACACATCGCGTTCATCGAGGACACCGCCATCCCGGCCGAGAACCTGCCCGCCTACGTCGCGGACTTCCAGGAGATCCTCGACGATCACGACACCTTCGCCAGCTACTACGCCCACGCCGGCCCGGGCGTCCTCCACATCCGCCCGCTGGTCAACACGAAGACGGTCGACGGCATCGAGACGATGGAGTCTATCGCCGACGCCGCGACCGATCTGGTCGTGAAATACGACGGCTCGGTGTCGGGCGAACACGGCGACGGCCGGGCGCGCACCCAGTGGAACCGGAAGCTGTACGGCGACCACCTCTGGCAGGTGTTCCGCGACCTGAAGACCGCCGTCGATCCCGACTGGCTGCTCAATCCCGGAAACATCTGCGGCGACGCCGACATGACCGAACATCTCCGGTTCGACGCCGACTACGAGTTCGACGCCGGCTTCGACCCCGCCTTGGAGTGGGACAACGAGAACGGCCTCCAGGGCATGGTCGAACTCTGTCACGGCTGTGGCGGTTGTCGCGGTCCACAGGAGACGACCGGCGGCGTCATGTGCCCAACCTACCGCGCCAGCCAGGAGGAAATCACCGCCACCCGCGGCCGGGCCAACCTGCTCAGACAGGCCATGAGCGGGAACCTCGACGACGAGGCCACCGACGTGGAGTTCATGCACGAGGTGCTCGACCTCTGTATCGGCTGTAAGGGCTGTTCGAAGGACTGCCCCAGCGAGGTCGACCTCGCGAAACTGAAAGCGGAGGTGACACACGAACACCACCAGCGCCACGGCTCCAGCCTCCGGGACGAACTGTTCGCGAACATCGACGCGCTGAACGCGCTCGGATCGAAACTCGCGCCCCTCTCGAACTGGGCGGCGAAGGTGCCCGGCGCCCGCCTGCTGATGGAGAAGACGGTCGGCATCGCGCGGGACCGCTCGCTCCCCACCTTCCACCGCGAGTCGCTGGTCGACTGGTTCGACGCCCGTGGCGGCGCGCGAGTGGGCGAAGACGAGGCCGACCACCGCGTCCTCCTCTTTCCCGACACGTACACGACGTACAACGCGCCGGAGGCGGGGAAGGCGGCGGTTCGCGTCCTCGAAGCCGCCAACGTCCACGTCGAGATTCCCGAGGCCGTGACCGGGAGCGGCCGGCCGCCGTTCTCGAAGGGCTTTCTCGACTTGGCCCGGGAGCAGGCGGCGACGAACGTCGACGCCCTCGCGCCCCGGGTTCGGAACGGCTGGGACGTGGTCGTCGTCGAACCCTCCGACGCCGTAATGTTCCAGTCGGATTATCTGGACCTCCTCTCGGGGCCGGACGTGGAGACGGTGGCCGCCAACAGCTACGGCATCATGGAGTACGTCGACGCCCACCGCCTCGACGAGGCCCTCGACGTCGACGCGCCCGACGAGACGTTGACCTACCACGGCCACTGCCACCAGAAGTCGACACGGAAGGACCACCACGCGGTCGGCGTGTTGCGGCGGGCGGGCTACGGCGTCGACCCCCTCGATTCGGGCTGCTGTGGCATGGCCGGCTCATTCGGCTACGAGGCCGAGCATTTCTCGATGAGCACGGCCATCGGTTCCATCCTGTTCGATCAGATCGACGCCAGTTCGGGCGACCGGGTCGTCGCCCCCGGCGCCTCCTGTCGCACCCAACTCGGCGACCACTACGACGAGAAGCCCCCGACACCCGTCGAGGCGCTGGATCGGGCGCGGCGCTAGACGGGCGTCGCCGCCGTCCACAGCCGCTCGTAGAGCGCGCGCGCCCACCGCGTCGCCGCGGGGTCGTCGGTGCCGAGAAAGCCCCGCGGCGACTCGTCGCGGTAGACGACCAGCCCCATCTCGGGGCCGTCGGGCGTCTCCGCGAGAACGAGCGTCACGGGGTCGTCCCGGTCGAGACGGCGGAGCGACACGTGGCCGAGGTCGATCACTTCCTGCAACTCCCCGGGCCGCGTCGTCCGCTGTCGCTCGATGATGCGTTCCGTCGTCAGGAAGCAGCCGGTCATGCCGTCGAGTATCCGGTCGTGGTAAAGCCGGGCGTGGCGCGAGAGAAACCGCCCGGTGTACGCCGAGACGTGGGTGGCGTCGGCGACGAGGGTGGAGACGCATTCGACCGGTCGGGTGGGGGCGTGGGGTTGTGCCTCGACGACCCGCACGCCGTCGAGGACGGCCGGATCGAGGTCGAACGAGAGGGAGACGCCGTCGAACAGGGGAGCAACGGCGGCCGCGGCGTCGATACGCGCCGCTCGCTGGCCGTGGGCGTCGAGTGCCAGTCGCCCCGGAATCGTCACTCGATACCCGTCGGACGACGACGCCACGAACCCGTGGGTCGCCAGTTCGTGCATCGCCCGTTCGGCGGTCGACCGCGAGATGTCGACCCGCTCGGCCACTCCCACCTTCGAATCCGGCGCTCCGTCGAGCGCGCGAAGCACGTCGATGCGGCGCTCGACGGCCGCGACGGGGGAGAGATCGGTCATCGACCACCACCCGGTCCAAAACAATTATATATCATTCGTCACGCTGCGACACATTCTGCAGGGGGTAACATGAACATATCGTCGAATGTGTTTAGTAGTGCCGGGGTGCCTCTGACACAGGGTTCGTGGCGGGTTGCCCGGCCCGCCGCCCGAGCCGACGCCCGAACCGGCGGGTTCGCCCGGATCCGCCGGCTCGGGTGTCCCCGGTCGCGCATTTTCGAGTTCATCCCGACCGCCTGACCGCCCGGTGTGCCGATTCGACCGTCGCCCGCAACTGCTCGACGTCGTCGTTGCCCGCCAGATGCGAGCGGCAGCCACAGTCCGAGGCGCCGAAGCCAGCGACGGGACCGGCGGGGAGCCGGCCGGCGATGTCGCACTCGGCGTCGACGCCGGGCGACGTGACGACGGTGCGGAGTTCGGTGGCTGGGTGGCCGAGCAGGTAGTCGACGTGCCAGTGCCGGGTGTCGCTCTCGCCGGCCGCGAGGCGGCGGTGCCGGTCGACGCGGGCGAAGCCGCCGCTCCCGAGGGCGCTCCCGGTATAGGCGTACGCGCCGGGGGAGAGGGCGTGTGAGCCGAGCGCACCCACGTCGAGTTCGACCGCCTCGGGAAGCGCGAGCAGGAGGGTGTACGTGCCCCCGGTCATCGACGGCCGGTCGGTGCGTCGGGGGACGCCGCGGCCGTGGCGAGCGCCGGGAACCGCTCCCGGGCGGCGTCGTCGAGTCGGGAGACGCCGTGGTAGTCGTCCGGGTCGCGGCCGCGGCCGGAGAGACGCCCAACGACGTTCGCGATGTGGTCGTAGTTGTCCCGGACGAGCGCCCCGACGACTCCGGGGGTACCGGCCCGGTCGGCGAGTTCTTGGGCCGCGGACCGTCCGGCGTACACCCGTCCCCGTGCGGCGTCGACGAGGAACATGGCGAACGGCGTCTCGCCGTACTGCGCGTCGAGGAAGGTCTGTGCCGCGTCGTCGTACCACGAAATCGAGCCGGTCGACGGGAGGTTGCGGAGCGCCCGCGCCGCCACGGAGCAGTAGGCGCAGTCGCCGTCGTAGATCAGCACCGTCTCGGGACTCGTCATGAGCGGTCGTTGGGTTCGCGGGCGCAAAACGGTGTCGCGGGCACCCGTTCGACCGCAATCCGTATGTCCGCGCCGTCCACACCGCCAGTGTGGACGCCGTCGACCGACTCCGAGCGCGTGCCGACGCGGACCAGCTCGCCGACTACCGCCCTGTCCCTGGCCGTGACCCGATATACGCCGACTGTGATCTCGAACCGCGACTGGCGAGCGCGCTCGACGGGCGGGGGATCGACCGGCTCTACCGCCACCAGGTCGAGGCTATCGAGGCCGTCCGCGACGGACGGGACGCCGTGCTCGCGACGCCGACGGCCAGCGGGAAGAGCCTCGGGTACACCGTCCCCGCGTTCGAGCGGGCGATGGACCACGGGGGGCGGACGCTGTATCTCGGCCCGCAGAACGCTCTCATCGCCGATCAGGCGGACGGGCTGGACGAACTCGCCCGTGCGCTGGGGTTCGGCAGCCGCGTCTCGGTCGCCACCTACACCGGCCGGCTCTCGCAGACCGAAAAGCGCGACGTACGTGACCGCCGGCCGACGGTCCTCCTCTCCAACCCCGATATGCTTCACTACGGCCTCCTGCCGCACGGCCACCGGCTGTGGGAGTGGCTCCTCTCCTCGCTCGAACTCGTCGTCGTCGACGAGGTCCACGGCTACCGTGGCGTCTTCGGGAGCCACGTCGCCCTCGTCTTTCGGCGGCTGGCCCGCCTGTGTGAACGCTACGGGAGCGACCCGCAGTTCGTCTGCTGTTCGGCCACCATCGGCAACCCGGTCGAACACGCCGCGCGGCTGACCGGGCGCCCGGAATCCGGCTTTGCCCTCGTCGACGAGGACACCAGCGGTCGGGGACCGCGCCACTGGCTGCTGTGGAACCCGCCGGCGTACGAGGGCGGCGAGGGGTCGGGCCGTCGCCGGTCGAGCCACGTCGAGACGAAGCG contains these protein-coding regions:
- a CDS encoding L-lactate permease, with the translated sequence MAAIDVAIAMLPLAAIAYLMVGRFWPATRAMPVAWVVAIGAGYFGWNMSPTWIGAATINGFITAANILWIVFGAILLLYTLKRTGAFDAINQGFASISDDRRVQVVLLVFLMGSFIEGAAGFGTPAAIVGPLLVGLGFPPLAAVVVALTGNLMAITFGAVGTPLIIGMIDIFGDVEVINSAVAAQGMTVQGWVAEIAVWAASFHVVVGAALPFIGVAMMTRFFGEERSIKPALEVLPLCLFAWASFAVPYWATAYVLGPEFPGLIGAMVGLFVTVGALKAGFFHPDEEWDFAEQSAWPDHWVGDIQPGESSSREAHVAADGGTVQTMSLPRAWAPYALVALLLVVTRVVGPVTTFLQSNLVLQWQGILGTSLSASFATLYLPGAVFVAVHLLTIPIHGMSTDEVTGAWSETIEKVTPAVIALLFAVATVQIMLQSGTATGTDGMLIVLSDTMAGVAGGVYPFFASLVGALGAFLAGSNTVSDILFGTFQYGVADQIGFPRTIILGAQAVGGAIGNLIAVHNVVAALAVVGLVGEEGRVIRYELIPLAYYATATGLLTLLFGYVLFPGVF
- a CDS encoding FAD-binding and (Fe-S)-binding domain-containing protein; amino-acid sequence: MATTGDADIDPASAGDYDYRSDGVDRPGMVDDLNGLIAGDVRFDDYSRQLYATDASAYEMTPIGVVFPTSTADVAAVVEYCAERGIPVLPRGGGTSLAGQTVNEAVVLDFSRTMTDVLEMDPDARRARAQPGVKLGDLNAELAPHGLKFAPDPAWGDKSVLGGAIGNNSTGAHSLKYGKTDAYVEEVEAVLADGTVTTFGEVTLDELRAGADPDGSLEERFYAETLRIVDEEADEVREKYPDLKRNVSGYNLDVLIDEAESGSVNLARLLAGSEGTLAIITAATVSLEPLPETKAIGLLTYDDLLDAMEDVAPILEHDPAAVEVMDDVLLDLARETAEFQDVVGMLPEGTDSVLLVEFYADSDDEGRRKVADLIADRVPGGESDADPSAGAADLTADSRRARAAMEAHDAETREKFWKMRKSGLPILLSRTSDAKHIAFIEDTAIPAENLPAYVADFQEILDDHDTFASYYAHAGPGVLHIRPLVNTKTVDGIETMESIADAATDLVVKYDGSVSGEHGDGRARTQWNRKLYGDHLWQVFRDLKTAVDPDWLLNPGNICGDADMTEHLRFDADYEFDAGFDPALEWDNENGLQGMVELCHGCGGCRGPQETTGGVMCPTYRASQEEITATRGRANLLRQAMSGNLDDEATDVEFMHEVLDLCIGCKGCSKDCPSEVDLAKLKAEVTHEHHQRHGSSLRDELFANIDALNALGSKLAPLSNWAAKVPGARLLMEKTVGIARDRSLPTFHRESLVDWFDARGGARVGEDEADHRVLLFPDTYTTYNAPEAGKAAVRVLEAANVHVEIPEAVTGSGRPPFSKGFLDLAREQAATNVDALAPRVRNGWDVVVVEPSDAVMFQSDYLDLLSGPDVETVAANSYGIMEYVDAHRLDEALDVDAPDETLTYHGHCHQKSTRKDHHAVGVLRRAGYGVDPLDSGCCGMAGSFGYEAEHFSMSTAIGSILFDQIDASSGDRVVAPGASCRTQLGDHYDEKPPTPVEALDRARR
- a CDS encoding helix-turn-helix transcriptional regulator, with the translated sequence MTDLSPVAAVERRIDVLRALDGAPDSKVGVAERVDISRSTAERAMHELATHGFVASSSDGYRVTIPGRLALDAHGQRAARIDAAAAVAPLFDGVSLSFDLDPAVLDGVRVVEAQPHAPTRPVECVSTLVADATHVSAYTGRFLSRHARLYHDRILDGMTGCFLTTERIIERQRTTRPGELQEVIDLGHVSLRRLDRDDPVTLVLAETPDGPEMGLVVYRDESPRGFLGTDDPAATRWARALYERLWTAATPV
- a CDS encoding GIY-YIG nuclease family protein, which encodes MTGGTYTLLLALPEAVELDVGALGSHALSPGAYAYTGSALGSGGFARVDRHRRLAAGESDTRHWHVDYLLGHPATELRTVVTSPGVDAECDIAGRLPAGPVAGFGASDCGCRSHLAGNDDVEQLRATVESAHRAVRRSG
- a CDS encoding thiol-disulfide oxidoreductase DCC family protein is translated as MTSPETVLIYDGDCAYCSVAARALRNLPSTGSISWYDDAAQTFLDAQYGETPFAMFLVDAARGRVYAGRSAAQELADRAGTPGVVGALVRDNYDHIANVVGRLSGRGRDPDDYHGVSRLDDAARERFPALATAAASPDAPTGRR